One genomic region from Bacillus rossius redtenbacheri isolate Brsri chromosome 6, Brsri_v3, whole genome shotgun sequence encodes:
- the LOC134532959 gene encoding NADH dehydrogenase [ubiquinone] 1 beta subcomplex subunit 5, mitochondrial — translation MVVWSSLCKLTPRIAFHGTRNNVLQRYMSNEFRIQPSRWQWHKFKDYLHFYVMVGLIPIGLILGYSNIFVGPATLAEIPEGYVPKYWEYYQHPFTRFLARYCFPIPQQEYEKFLHHIYEEEEKRQLRLLQKKILQKMGERGDYQGYYYRPYTEVIKGRRVNKELEDERSKKAGNSDFVEF, via the exons ATGGTTGTGTGGAGCTCGCTGTGTAAACTAACTCCAAGAATTGCGTTTCACGGAACCAGGAATAATg TGTTGCAGCGTTACATGAGCAACGAGTTTCGCATTCAGCCTTCGAGATGGCAGTGGCACAAGTTCAAAGACTACCTTCATTTCTACGTGATGGTGGGGTTGATCCCCATTGGACTGATACTGGGGTACAGCAACATCTTTGTTGGGCCAGCCACGCTTGCAGAGATCCCAGAAGGATATGTACCTAAGTATTGGGAATACTATCAA CATCCATTTACAAGGTTTCTAGCCCGTTACTGTTTTCCCATTCCTCAACAAGAGTATGAAAAATTTCTTCATCACATATATGAGGAAGAAGAAAAGAGGCAGTTAAG GTTACTGCAGAAGAAGATACTTCAGAAAATGGGTGAACGTGGAGATTATCAAGGGTATTACTACAGACCATACACGGAAGTAATTAAAGGACGCCGTGTTAATAAGGAGCTCGAGGACGAGCGTAGTAAGAAAGCTGGGAATTCTGATTTTGTTGAGTTCTAA